Proteins encoded together in one Candidatus Xianfuyuplasma coldseepsis window:
- a CDS encoding alpha-amylase family glycosyl hydrolase, producing the protein MKKLVIILSFTLLIIGLSACTEEPDYSIFVNLEDGHTIEQYVGEESIQLEDITVTDADDNVLEATLSWEGTYDLQVVGSYALTLSIVVDENRQTSRQMTLNVIPETCEMNPNQEQCVIPVAGVSYRASTLSMSSIYIGDFVLLQWDVTPLNADNTDVTFSSSNPLVAEVNDFGYVFAKLEGTVDITITTVDGSYTATHTFSIIEKSCEVDPLQDKCVNIFLDDDSRIVDLSDGYVSQTNYDAIYPNNKIYYEIFVRRFADTDGDYTGDLNGIIENIPYLEMLGVGGLWLMPIMETTSDHGYDISDYYSINPEYGTMSDFDDLITATSAANIDVIIDLVVNHMGAHNNIFQDVLKYGTSSDYYDWFTWASLGDGVINQTGSWGQPIWYNPNDSTWWLKASSFNIHESLDDKYYFGYFSDWMPDLNLENPDVVDYIYDVAEFWLNKGVTGFRMDATSHLYALHEHPDIIDRDQANIDFLTGFNQHVTSINNDAFVVIEAWESYSVLDYYQSGNSVFNFPFNYGIKDIVRGYNTESLLDSMNSTYDVIYGYNSDAVDSTFISNHDMDRAATQLSDEQIRQASELLLTIPSNPFIYYGDEIGMLGTRTNMVWGSYFSGLATNSADYSVDSVAVQLNDDESLLNTYIQIGELRNNSLALQYGDFTPYHNQQLHGYFRYFENGEDAQLVLVLFNFSSSSSYPIPSEFTSYEILYSSTPSNLGGLSPESTMILQLPLDLLDDVLQ; encoded by the coding sequence ATGAAAAAATTAGTAATCATACTATCATTCACACTACTTATTATCGGGTTATCCGCATGTACAGAGGAACCTGATTATTCTATATTCGTAAACCTAGAAGATGGACATACCATCGAGCAATACGTTGGTGAAGAGTCGATTCAACTAGAGGATATCACGGTAACCGATGCAGATGACAACGTTCTTGAAGCAACGTTAAGTTGGGAAGGTACCTACGATTTACAAGTTGTCGGTTCCTACGCATTAACCCTCAGTATTGTGGTAGATGAAAATCGACAAACATCACGGCAAATGACACTCAATGTCATTCCCGAAACCTGTGAAATGAACCCCAATCAAGAACAATGTGTAATACCTGTTGCAGGGGTTTCATATCGTGCATCAACCTTAAGTATGAGTTCCATCTACATTGGTGATTTCGTTCTCCTTCAATGGGACGTTACGCCACTCAATGCTGATAATACTGATGTTACTTTTTCCTCAAGTAATCCATTGGTTGCAGAAGTTAATGACTTTGGTTATGTTTTTGCAAAGCTAGAAGGTACTGTCGATATCACCATTACTACGGTTGACGGTTCGTATACAGCAACTCATACATTTAGTATTATCGAGAAATCATGTGAGGTGGATCCTCTGCAAGACAAATGCGTCAACATCTTCTTAGATGATGACAGTCGTATTGTTGATTTAAGTGATGGCTACGTCTCTCAAACCAACTATGATGCAATCTATCCGAACAACAAGATCTACTATGAGATTTTTGTTCGACGCTTCGCTGATACCGATGGCGACTACACCGGTGACTTGAATGGGATTATTGAGAACATTCCGTATCTAGAAATGCTTGGTGTCGGTGGACTATGGTTGATGCCAATTATGGAAACCACTAGTGATCACGGCTATGATATCAGCGACTATTACAGTATTAATCCTGAATATGGAACAATGAGTGATTTTGACGATTTAATCACGGCGACTTCCGCTGCAAATATCGATGTCATTATCGACCTTGTTGTCAATCATATGGGGGCTCACAACAACATCTTTCAAGATGTCCTTAAATATGGCACATCAAGTGATTATTACGATTGGTTCACCTGGGCTAGTTTAGGAGATGGTGTCATCAATCAAACCGGTAGTTGGGGACAGCCCATTTGGTATAACCCGAATGACTCAACATGGTGGCTGAAAGCCTCCAGTTTCAACATTCATGAGTCTTTGGATGACAAGTATTACTTTGGCTACTTCTCCGATTGGATGCCAGACTTAAACTTGGAGAATCCCGATGTTGTTGACTACATCTATGATGTCGCTGAGTTTTGGTTAAACAAAGGCGTTACTGGATTTCGTATGGATGCGACAAGCCATCTATATGCCCTTCATGAACATCCCGATATTATCGATCGTGATCAAGCAAACATTGACTTTCTAACTGGTTTCAATCAACATGTTACATCGATAAATAATGATGCATTCGTGGTCATAGAAGCATGGGAATCCTATAGTGTCTTGGATTATTACCAATCCGGAAACAGCGTTTTTAACTTCCCGTTTAATTATGGCATCAAAGATATCGTTCGGGGATACAATACCGAAAGTTTATTGGATTCCATGAATTCCACCTACGATGTCATCTATGGTTACAATAGTGATGCTGTCGATTCCACATTTATTTCCAACCATGATATGGATCGTGCAGCAACACAGTTATCCGATGAACAAATACGACAAGCCTCCGAGCTACTACTGACAATTCCGAGTAATCCATTTATTTACTATGGCGATGAGATTGGTATGCTTGGAACAAGGACCAATATGGTTTGGGGTAGTTATTTTTCAGGACTGGCTACCAACAGTGCGGATTATAGTGTCGATAGTGTTGCCGTTCAACTAAACGATGACGAGTCCCTTCTTAACACTTACATTCAAATTGGTGAACTCCGAAACAATAGCTTAGCATTACAATACGGAGATTTTACTCCTTATCACAACCAACAACTACACGGATATTTCCGTTACTTTGAAAACGGTGAGGATGCACAACTGGTTCTCGTATTATTCAATTTCTCTAGTTCATCATCCTACCCAATCCCATCGGAGTTTACGAGTTATGAAATATTGTATTCCTCAACACCATCCAATCTCGGTGGTCTATCTCCTGAATCAACCATGATTCTCCAGTTACCACTCGATTTGTTAGATGATGTATTGCAATAG
- a CDS encoding carbohydrate ABC transporter permease yields the protein MNRWQSFMKHMRTHWPSYRARLLGSGGRKGLLYYIIIYFLSITFSFVFIYPIFYMFMISLMSNTDLVDSTILWIPSKIYWNNYLFSLRGLKLHIPYYQVVSETFQAINATPEELLELTALEAPVGVELRKFFFFITLPITVTLFGSIYTKEPGKILGVTVLFVAFVMILPVSYVNSIYLAGTTTLVTVISSAFIGYGLARFSFKGKGFIFAMMILIYILPKMLLFIPRWLIYTNLGIRGTILALWLPAFFGQGVQATFFILIFFQFFRMIPAQIEESAFLDGANSFNIFVKIAIPMALPAFVIALTYGFAVNWNELFLSNAYLDGYIKTIPMNLQNLQAQWGAVADYSVGSDYTEVDFTEAKSFAGTILSIIPLVIMYGFVQRYFIESIDKSGIAGE from the coding sequence ATGAATAGATGGCAATCATTTATGAAACATATGCGGACGCATTGGCCGTCCTATCGAGCACGTTTACTAGGTAGTGGAGGTCGGAAAGGATTATTGTATTACATCATTATCTATTTCCTAAGTATTACATTCTCCTTTGTCTTTATCTATCCGATTTTCTATATGTTTATGATCAGTTTGATGTCCAATACCGATTTGGTGGATAGTACGATTCTCTGGATTCCATCAAAAATCTATTGGAACAACTATTTGTTTAGTTTACGGGGATTAAAACTACACATACCGTATTATCAAGTGGTGAGTGAAACCTTCCAAGCGATTAATGCGACACCAGAAGAATTACTGGAATTAACGGCATTAGAAGCTCCAGTAGGCGTTGAATTACGTAAGTTTTTCTTCTTTATTACCTTACCGATTACGGTAACATTGTTTGGTAGTATATACACCAAAGAACCTGGAAAGATTTTAGGTGTAACGGTATTGTTTGTCGCCTTTGTCATGATCTTACCTGTAAGTTATGTCAATAGTATTTACTTGGCAGGAACGACAACCTTGGTAACCGTCATCAGTAGCGCCTTCATTGGCTACGGTTTAGCTCGTTTCTCATTCAAAGGAAAAGGATTTATCTTTGCGATGATGATTTTGATTTACATCTTACCGAAGATGTTATTGTTCATCCCACGGTGGTTGATTTATACCAACTTGGGTATCCGTGGAACGATATTAGCCCTCTGGTTACCGGCATTTTTTGGACAAGGTGTTCAAGCAACATTCTTCATCTTGATTTTCTTCCAATTCTTCCGCATGATTCCGGCTCAAATTGAGGAAAGTGCCTTCTTGGATGGTGCGAACAGCTTCAATATATTCGTCAAGATTGCGATTCCGATGGCATTGCCGGCATTTGTTATTGCCCTAACCTATGGATTCGCAGTAAACTGGAATGAATTGTTCTTATCCAATGCGTATTTGGATGGTTATATCAAAACGATACCGATGAACTTGCAAAACTTACAAGCCCAGTGGGGAGCGGTGGCCGACTACAGTGTTGGTAGTGATTATACCGAGGTTGACTTTACCGAAGCAAAATCCTTTGCCGGTACAATATTGTCAATTATTCCCCTCGTCATCATGTACGGATTTGTGCAACGATACTTTATTGAAAGTATTGATAAATCCGGAATCGCTGGCGAATAA
- a CDS encoding carbohydrate ABC transporter permease, translating to MKQFLRRVGDAIKRAATAVVSVYFKGMDYIIFGVSYPFKKLMQTYQEKHPYTGESTKQKKLSSSRVTMAQRKAHTGYLFVLPWIIGFVGLVLYPFGQIVFMSFNNVFLNQGEYEYAWVNFDNYRRILFEDIDFVIEVQNFVVRVLLYTPVIITLAIIIAMLLNQSIKGKGFFRMIFFLPIIILNGELLQNMSDYGGMDIEISFFVLDIITTIVPRSMVSIFIEMFAYIVEILWYTGVPILIFLAMLQKIDRSLYEAASIDGANAWSIFWKITLPIIRPAITVSIIFIVVFLANFDGNPINGIILSSNRDGSRREGYASAMALIYSFVQIVVITVLYFIARQKPQKGRA from the coding sequence ATGAAACAATTCCTCCGTCGAGTCGGTGACGCGATTAAGCGAGCCGCAACTGCAGTGGTATCGGTGTATTTCAAAGGTATGGATTACATCATCTTTGGTGTTTCCTATCCCTTTAAAAAGCTGATGCAAACGTATCAAGAAAAACATCCTTATACAGGAGAAAGCACAAAACAGAAAAAGTTATCGTCCTCAAGGGTGACAATGGCCCAACGAAAAGCACATACAGGTTATCTCTTTGTCTTGCCGTGGATTATTGGGTTTGTCGGATTGGTGTTGTACCCGTTTGGACAAATTGTATTTATGAGTTTTAACAATGTATTCTTAAATCAGGGTGAGTATGAATACGCATGGGTGAATTTTGACAATTATCGTCGGATTCTATTTGAAGATATCGACTTTGTGATTGAAGTCCAAAATTTCGTTGTCCGTGTATTGTTATACACCCCTGTCATTATTACACTTGCGATTATTATAGCGATGTTATTAAACCAAAGCATCAAAGGAAAAGGATTCTTCCGGATGATATTCTTCTTGCCAATCATCATTTTAAATGGTGAATTGTTGCAAAATATGAGTGATTACGGGGGAATGGATATTGAGATTAGTTTCTTTGTTCTTGATATCATCACAACGATTGTTCCACGAAGTATGGTATCAATCTTCATTGAGATGTTTGCGTACATTGTGGAAATTCTGTGGTATACCGGTGTTCCGATCCTAATCTTCTTAGCAATGCTACAAAAAATCGATCGCAGCTTGTACGAAGCAGCGAGTATTGATGGGGCAAATGCGTGGAGTATTTTCTGGAAAATCACATTACCGATTATTCGACCAGCGATTACCGTATCGATTATCTTTATTGTGGTCTTCTTGGCAAACTTCGATGGGAATCCAATCAACGGTATTATCCTGAGTTCCAATCGAGACGGATCAAGGCGTGAAGGATACGCTAGTGCGATGGCACTAATCTATAGCTTTGTCCAAATAGTGGTCATTACAGTACTCTATTTCATTGCCCGTCAAAAACCACAGAAAGGTAGGGCGTAA
- a CDS encoding DUF5696 domain-containing protein gives MMKKLIALLLLPAVFFMIISVADIVAKEELNYDLALGNQLSDITYDSNVYIEEPDKIEKTYLEFIPASFDKMAENEALELYLEEETLAIAVRVKENGYVYSSYNYSDSFAGKAAAVVNPIKSGVTIDLYKETTPTSVSFLDTLANDLGEDIDVAEATITSQTNGFKAAIDFNHEFLKIKFDLYVTIEDDQVLVNVPADSVIEYNEKIWNSQEQYYILRNIVLFPYFGSTKQETDGYVIIPDGSGALITLDSAPLEKASFSLNVYGSDPGYMSNVTPQRTISTKAPARVTMPLYAMIHDVDNTGFYVVNEQGANYAVLNFKSTGVINDYYNTYFSFRYRQSYEQYQSRTNEDQYRISFQDDVNDYDVTTRYTFLSGAEASYVGVAKRYQQDLLESSQLGPSRRKTFAGTPTHVDVIGAEIIEGILRLKTKEITTYQEITDMVKVMQQDGYSDLVLSLKTFNKDEWGYRFDVYRALGGRNDFREMIAYMDDHNIDFSYYLDYVRSYDDFSKQHAQTLSKRNIYHIELTRMFFAHLVNDTEYYSEFAENDIEDLTKYGIDGVSFNGFDRSIYTSHDRGVVYSSRNMTDVQNVLAQFNNQGITTGLYNPDAYLYGYMDTYYDAPISSSDYQISAASIPFLQLVIGGYVDMYSPYLNFISDETYSLMRMVEFGVFPSYVLTGGSTYDLKHTNSSNIYISEYDVLESRIATYYDFIDEGLTATIDNEMVDHTFLDTGVVRVDYADGTYIILNYNTTDVTVDTLTIEASSYVVGS, from the coding sequence TGCTAAAGAAGAACTTAATTATGATCTTGCACTTGGCAATCAGCTAAGTGATATAACCTACGATTCAAACGTGTATATAGAAGAACCGGATAAAATTGAGAAGACATATCTGGAATTCATTCCGGCATCGTTTGACAAAATGGCCGAAAATGAAGCGTTAGAACTGTATTTAGAAGAAGAAACGTTAGCGATTGCTGTACGTGTCAAAGAAAATGGATATGTGTATTCATCCTATAATTACAGTGATTCCTTTGCAGGTAAGGCAGCGGCTGTTGTCAATCCGATAAAATCGGGTGTAACGATTGATTTATACAAAGAAACAACCCCAACAAGTGTGTCGTTCTTAGATACATTAGCCAATGATTTAGGGGAAGACATCGATGTTGCTGAGGCTACGATTACTTCACAAACCAATGGTTTCAAAGCGGCGATTGATTTTAATCATGAGTTCTTAAAAATCAAGTTTGATCTCTATGTAACGATTGAAGACGATCAAGTATTGGTTAATGTACCCGCGGATTCCGTCATTGAGTACAACGAAAAAATATGGAACTCGCAAGAACAATACTATATTCTACGGAATATTGTCCTCTTCCCATACTTTGGATCGACGAAGCAGGAAACCGATGGATACGTGATTATACCGGATGGAAGTGGGGCCCTAATCACACTGGACAGTGCTCCGCTTGAAAAAGCATCGTTTAGCTTAAATGTCTATGGATCCGACCCGGGTTATATGTCCAACGTTACACCACAACGTACGATCAGTACCAAAGCTCCAGCACGAGTGACGATGCCCCTTTATGCGATGATTCATGATGTCGATAATACCGGATTCTATGTAGTAAATGAACAAGGGGCTAACTATGCGGTACTAAACTTTAAATCTACCGGTGTTATCAATGATTATTACAACACCTATTTTAGTTTCCGTTATCGTCAAAGTTACGAACAATATCAATCTAGAACCAATGAAGATCAGTATCGGATTTCGTTCCAAGATGATGTCAATGATTATGACGTGACAACGCGATATACGTTCCTAAGTGGAGCAGAAGCGAGTTATGTTGGGGTCGCCAAACGGTACCAACAAGATTTACTAGAAAGCTCACAATTAGGACCTTCAAGACGGAAAACCTTTGCCGGGACACCAACGCATGTGGATGTGATTGGTGCGGAAATCATTGAAGGTATTTTACGCTTGAAAACCAAAGAAATAACTACCTATCAAGAAATTACGGATATGGTAAAAGTGATGCAACAAGATGGTTATAGTGATCTAGTTTTATCACTCAAAACATTTAATAAAGACGAATGGGGCTATCGATTTGATGTCTATCGTGCTCTTGGTGGCCGTAACGACTTCCGTGAAATGATAGCCTACATGGACGACCATAATATTGATTTTAGTTACTATTTGGATTATGTCCGCAGTTATGATGATTTTTCAAAACAACACGCGCAAACGTTGAGTAAACGCAACATCTATCATATTGAATTAACACGGATGTTCTTTGCGCATCTCGTCAATGATACCGAGTATTATTCCGAGTTCGCTGAGAATGATATTGAGGATTTGACCAAGTATGGTATTGATGGCGTTTCCTTCAATGGTTTTGATCGCTCTATTTATACGAGTCATGATCGCGGTGTTGTCTATTCATCACGGAATATGACCGATGTGCAAAATGTACTAGCGCAATTCAATAATCAAGGTATAACAACAGGATTATACAACCCAGATGCCTATTTGTATGGCTATATGGATACCTATTATGATGCACCGATATCATCGAGTGATTATCAAATATCAGCCGCTTCCATACCATTCCTACAGTTGGTTATTGGTGGCTATGTGGATATGTATTCTCCGTATTTAAACTTCATCTCTGATGAAACGTATTCGTTAATGCGAATGGTCGAGTTTGGGGTATTCCCATCGTATGTATTAACCGGTGGTTCTACCTATGATTTAAAACATACGAACTCTAGCAATATCTATATCAGTGAGTATGATGTCTTAGAATCACGGATTGCAACCTACTATGATTTTATCGATGAAGGATTAACAGCTACCATTGATAATGAAATGGTTGACCACACCTTCTTAGATACCGGTGTTGTTCGTGTTGATTATGCGGATGGAACCTACATTATATTGAATTACAATACAACGGATGTCACCGTGGATACACTGACGATTGAGGCATCCAGTTATGTGGTGGGATCATGA